One stretch of Salmo trutta chromosome 7, fSalTru1.1, whole genome shotgun sequence DNA includes these proteins:
- the LOC115197288 gene encoding F-box/LRR-repeat protein 14-like, whose protein sequence is MFEMETHISGLFPEILAMIFSYLDVRDKGRVAQVCAAWRDASYHKSVWRGVEAKLHLRRANPSLFPSLHTRGIRKVQILSLRRSLSYVIQGLPNIESLNLCGCFNLTDNGLGHAFVQDIPSLRILNLSLCKPITDSSLGRIAQYLKNLEVLELGGLSNITNTGLLLIAWGLHKLKSLNLRSCRHVSDVGIGHLAGMTRSAAEGCLSLEQMTLQDCQKLTDLSLKHVSKGLAKLKVLNLSFCGGISDAGMIHLSNMTHLSSLNLRSCDNISDMGIMHLAMGSLQLSGLDVSFCDKIGDQSLAYIAQGLYQLKSLSLCSCHISDDGINRMVRQMHELKTLNIGQCVRITDKGLELIADHLTQLTGIDLYGCTKITKRGLERITQLPCLKVLNLGLWQMTESEKVR, encoded by the coding sequence ATGTTTGAAATGGAAACACACATATCTGGCCTCTTCCCGGAAATTTTAGCTATGATTTTCAGTTACTTGGACGTAAGGGACAAAGGTAGGGTGGCCCAAGTGTGTGCGGCCTGGAGGGACGCTTCGTACCACAAGTCTGTGTGGAGGGGGGTGGAAGCGAAGCTGCATCTGCGGAGGGCCAACCCGTCCCTGTTCCCCAGCCTCCATACCCGAGGCATTAGGAAGGTCCAGATCCTAAGCTTGCGGCGAAGCCTGAGCTATGTAATCCAGGGGCTGCCAAACATCGAAAGCCTTAACCTATGTGGCTGTTTTAACCTCACGGACAACGGCCTCGGACATGCGTTTGTTCAAGACATCCCGTCCTTGCGAATCCTCAACCTCAGTCTTTGCAAACCAATCACAGACTCAAGCCTGGGCAGGATTGCCCAGTATCTCAAAAACCTGGAGGTGCTGGAACTTGGAGGCCTCAGTAACATCACCAACACAGGCCTTCTTCTCATCGCCTGGGGCTTGCACAAACTCAAGAGCCTTAACTTGCGGAGCTGCAGGCATGTGTCAGATGTCGGCATCGGTCACCTGGCTGGGATGACCCGAAGCGCTGCCGAAGGCTGCCTTTCCCTGGAGCAGATGACCCTACAGGACTGCCAGAAACTGACAGACCTGTCCCTCAAACATGTCTCCAAGGGACTAGCCAAGCTCAAGGTGCTCAACCTCAGCTTCTGCGGAGGCATATCGGACGCAGGTATGATCCATCTGTCGAACATGACTCACCTGTCAAGCCTCAACCTGCGGTCCTGTGACAACATCAGTGACATGGGCATCATGCACCTGGCCATGGGGTCTCTGCAGCTCTCTGGCCTGGACGTTTCCTTCTGCGACAAGATAGGTGACCAGAGCCTGGCTTACATCGCCCAGGGGCTGTACCAGCTCAAGTCTCTGTCCCTGTGCTCCTGCCACATCAGTGACGACGGGATCAACCGGATGGTGCGCCAGATGCACGAGCTCAAGACGCTGAACATCGGGCAGTGTGTACGCATCACTGACAAGGGGCTGGAGCTGATTGCTGACCACCTGACGCAGCTCACCGGTATCGACCTGTATGGGTGTACCAAAATCACCAAGCGGGGCCTGGAGAGGATAACGCAGCTCCCGTGCCTTAAAGTTTTAAACCTGGGACTCTGGCAGATGACGGAGAGTGAGAAAGTTAGGTGA